In Prosthecomicrobium sp. N25, one DNA window encodes the following:
- a CDS encoding VOC family protein yields MALALHLVTLGVADVEASAAFYERLGLLRSTQSVPGSVAFFQVGPMVLSVFGRADLAADAQVADSRPGFSGVTLANNVESPEAVIALVETAVAAGARLVRAPEKAFWGGFTAYFADPDGHLWEVAHNPHWRFDESGMVRLPD; encoded by the coding sequence ATGGCCCTCGCCCTTCACCTCGTCACCCTGGGCGTTGCCGACGTCGAGGCGAGTGCGGCCTTCTACGAACGTCTCGGCCTCCTCCGCTCGACGCAGAGCGTCCCGGGGTCCGTCGCCTTCTTCCAGGTCGGGCCGATGGTCCTGTCGGTCTTCGGCCGCGCGGACCTGGCGGCCGACGCGCAGGTGGCGGACAGCCGGCCCGGCTTCTCGGGCGTGACGCTCGCCAACAACGTGGAGTCTCCCGAGGCGGTGATCGCCCTTGTGGAGACGGCCGTTGCGGCCGGGGCGCGGCTCGTGCGCGCGCCCGAGAAGGCCTTCTGGGGCGGCTTCACGGCCTATTTCGCCGATCCCGACGGGCATCTCTGGGAGGTCGCCCACAATCCGCACTGGCGCTTCGACGAGAGCGGCATGGTCCGTCTGCCGGACTGA
- the bmt gene encoding betaine--homocysteine S-methyltransferase, with product MTRSALDALLAERPVLLADGATGTNLFAMGLLSGDAPELWNDEHPDRIRALHQGFVDAGADIVLTNTFGCNRRRLALHKAEDRTRELNEKAARIARDVADAAPRPVVVAGSVGPTGDLFAPLGPMTEDEAVEVFAEQIEGLKAGGADVAWIETMSAPEEIRAAALAAIRVGMPYTFTASFDTAGRTMMGLTPAAVADIAATLPVPPVAVGANCGVGASDLLASVGAMTEAHPELAVVAKANCGIPKVEGDAVVYTGTPELMADYARLAVDTGCRIVGGCCGTSAGHLAAMRAAVDAHIRCARPTLEAIVETVGPLQSPPATAQARERSGRRRG from the coding sequence ATGACCCGCTCCGCCCTCGACGCCCTGCTCGCCGAACGCCCCGTCCTCCTCGCCGACGGGGCGACCGGGACCAACCTATTCGCCATGGGCCTCCTCTCCGGAGATGCCCCGGAACTCTGGAACGACGAGCATCCGGACCGGATCCGCGCCCTCCACCAGGGCTTTGTCGACGCCGGCGCCGATATCGTCCTGACCAACACCTTCGGCTGCAACCGCCGCCGCCTTGCCCTCCACAAGGCCGAGGACCGCACCCGCGAACTGAACGAGAAGGCCGCCCGCATCGCCCGCGACGTGGCCGACGCGGCCCCGCGCCCGGTCGTGGTCGCCGGCTCCGTCGGCCCGACCGGCGACCTCTTCGCGCCCCTCGGCCCCATGACCGAAGACGAGGCGGTCGAGGTCTTCGCCGAGCAGATCGAGGGCCTGAAGGCCGGCGGCGCCGACGTCGCCTGGATCGAGACCATGTCGGCGCCCGAGGAGATCCGCGCCGCGGCCCTCGCCGCCATCCGGGTCGGCATGCCCTATACCTTCACGGCGAGCTTCGACACCGCCGGCCGCACCATGATGGGCCTGACCCCGGCCGCCGTCGCCGACATCGCCGCCACCCTGCCGGTCCCGCCCGTTGCGGTCGGCGCCAATTGCGGCGTCGGCGCCTCCGACCTCCTCGCCTCGGTCGGTGCGATGACGGAGGCCCACCCCGAGCTCGCCGTCGTCGCCAAGGCGAACTGCGGCATCCCGAAGGTGGAGGGCGACGCCGTCGTCTATACCGGCACGCCCGAGCTGATGGCCGACTACGCCCGGCTCGCCGTCGACACCGGCTGCCGCATCGTCGGCGGCTGCTGCGGCACGTCCGCCGGCCACCTCGCCGCCATGCGCGCCGCCGTCGACGCCCACATCCGCTGCGCCCGCCCCACCCTCGAGGCCATCGTCGAGACGGTCGGCCCCCTGCAGAGCCCACCCGCGACCGCCCAGGCCCGCGAGCGCAGCGGCCGCCGGCGCGGCTAG
- a CDS encoding glycosyltransferase, which yields MLSVVIPTLDAEEGLIRTLASLVPAAAEGVIREVVVVDGGSQDGTEKVAEAAGCQLLHVSGCWGEKVATGIAAARRSPWLMVLQPNILLEGEWFREVAAFADRAERTGGADRRAATFRIAFDAFGWQARLAESTIGVASSVFGLPLPQQGLVVSRRLWDRARRDGPLRDHRHLVSRIGRRSIHVLRARAIAISTVTDGQSLPPGGAIARHALAALGLPLRVTG from the coding sequence ATGCTGTCCGTCGTCATCCCCACCCTGGATGCCGAGGAGGGTCTGATCAGGACTCTGGCCTCACTCGTGCCGGCCGCCGCCGAAGGCGTGATCCGAGAAGTGGTGGTCGTGGACGGCGGGTCGCAGGATGGCACCGAGAAGGTGGCCGAAGCGGCTGGTTGTCAACTCCTGCATGTGTCCGGCTGCTGGGGCGAGAAGGTCGCGACCGGCATCGCCGCCGCCCGGCGTTCCCCTTGGCTGATGGTCCTGCAACCGAACATCCTGCTCGAGGGCGAGTGGTTCCGCGAGGTCGCCGCCTTCGCCGACCGCGCCGAGCGGACAGGCGGGGCGGACCGGCGCGCGGCGACCTTCCGCATCGCCTTCGACGCCTTCGGCTGGCAGGCCCGCCTGGCGGAGAGCACGATCGGGGTGGCGAGTTCGGTGTTCGGCCTGCCGCTCCCGCAGCAGGGTCTGGTGGTCTCGCGCCGGCTGTGGGACCGGGCCCGCCGCGACGGGCCGCTGCGCGACCATCGTCATCTCGTCTCCCGCATCGGCCGCCGCTCGATCCACGTCCTGCGCGCCCGCGCCATCGCGATCTCGACCGTCACTGACGGCCAGAGCCTGCCGCCGGGCGGCGCCATCGCACGCCATGCCCTGGCGGCCCTGGGCCTGCCGCTGCGGGTCACAGGCTGA
- a CDS encoding site-specific DNA-methyltransferase: protein MSFRAEGAARGRARSDRTASPTEPWLDRIHIGDCVAAMAALPAASVDLVFADPPYNLQLEGALHRPDQSLVDAVDDAWDRFDSFEAYDAFTRAWLLACRRLLKPTGSLWVIGSYHNIFRVGTILQDLGFWILNDVVWRKTNPMPNFKGRRFQNAHETLIWAARSQDARRYTFNYDALKAFNEDLQMRSDWLLPICAGGERLKDEAGDKVHPTQKPEALLHRVLLSSSNPGDVVLDPFFGTGTTGAVARRLGRRFVGMERDPAYAAAAEARIAAVSPIPAEALEVVRGKKAEVRIPFGTLVEQGLVRPGEVVTDARGRLAATVRLDGSLVSGAAEGSIHRVGAVLQGLDACNGWTFWHVERDGVLVPIDDLRKAVRQSLASAAE from the coding sequence ATGAGTTTCCGAGCCGAGGGGGCCGCCCGCGGGCGCGCCCGGTCCGACCGCACCGCCTCTCCGACCGAACCCTGGCTCGACAGGATCCACATCGGCGATTGCGTGGCCGCCATGGCGGCGTTGCCGGCGGCGAGCGTCGACCTGGTCTTCGCCGACCCGCCCTACAACCTGCAGCTCGAAGGCGCCCTGCACCGGCCGGACCAGAGCCTGGTCGACGCGGTCGACGACGCCTGGGACCGCTTCGACAGCTTCGAGGCCTACGACGCCTTCACGCGCGCCTGGCTGCTGGCCTGCCGGCGCCTCCTGAAGCCGACCGGCTCCCTCTGGGTGATCGGCTCCTACCACAACATCTTCCGGGTCGGCACGATCCTCCAGGACCTCGGCTTCTGGATCCTCAACGACGTGGTCTGGCGCAAGACCAACCCGATGCCGAACTTCAAGGGCCGCCGCTTCCAGAACGCCCACGAGACCCTGATCTGGGCCGCCCGCTCGCAGGACGCGCGCCGCTACACCTTCAACTACGACGCCCTGAAGGCCTTCAACGAGGACCTGCAGATGCGCTCCGACTGGCTGCTGCCGATCTGCGCGGGCGGCGAGCGGCTGAAGGACGAGGCCGGCGACAAGGTCCATCCGACCCAGAAGCCGGAGGCGCTGCTGCACCGCGTCCTGCTGTCGTCCTCCAACCCGGGCGACGTGGTCCTCGACCCCTTCTTCGGCACCGGCACCACCGGCGCCGTCGCCCGCCGCCTCGGCCGCCGCTTCGTCGGCATGGAGCGCGACCCGGCCTACGCGGCCGCCGCCGAGGCCCGCATCGCGGCCGTCAGCCCGATCCCCGCCGAGGCGCTGGAGGTGGTCCGCGGCAAAAAGGCGGAGGTCCGCATCCCCTTCGGCACCCTCGTCGAGCAGGGCCTGGTCCGCCCCGGCGAGGTCGTGACCGACGCCCGCGGCCGGCTCGCCGCCACCGTCCGGCTCGACGGATCACTGGTCTCAGGCGCGGCCGAGGGGTCCATCCACCGTGTCGGCGCGGTCCTCCAGGGCCTCGACGCCTGCAACGGCTGGACCTTCTGGCACGTCGAGCGCGACGGCGTCCTCGTCCCTATCGACGACCTCCGCAAGGCCGTCCGCCAAAGCCTCGCCTCAGCCGCGGAATAA
- a CDS encoding PA0069 family radical SAM protein: MRRTAAAGQAPPGPEGLPDGGSADGYGAGAVAIPAELRRGRGAVSNASGRYEPETRVLVDDGWSSLEDLPPLRTEVQVEKPKKIITRNQSPDISFDRSINPYRGCEHGCVYCFARPSHAYMGLSPGLDFETRLFVKPNAAELLERELADPAYQCRTLAIGTNTDPYQPIERTHGVMRAVLEVLERTNHPVAIVTKSHLVTRDKDILGRMGRKGLAKVALSVTTLDGGLARSLEPRAAAPHRRLAAIRELAEAGVPTAVMVAPVIPGLNDHEIERILEASHQAGAREAGYVLLRLPLEVSELFKQWLLTHRPDSYRHVLSLIRSMRDGKDYDANWGTRMRGTGPYAWTIGRRFELALKRLGIEKTARARLRADLFEPPRPNGVQLSLF, encoded by the coding sequence CTGCGACGGACTGCCGCAGCCGGGCAAGCGCCCCCGGGACCCGAGGGCCTGCCCGACGGGGGATCCGCCGACGGATACGGGGCGGGTGCCGTGGCGATTCCAGCCGAGCTCCGGCGGGGCCGGGGCGCGGTCAGCAACGCCTCGGGCCGCTACGAGCCGGAGACGAGGGTCCTGGTCGACGACGGCTGGTCGAGCCTCGAGGACCTGCCGCCGCTGCGGACGGAGGTGCAGGTCGAGAAGCCGAAGAAGATCATCACCCGCAACCAGTCACCCGACATCTCCTTCGACCGGTCGATCAACCCCTATCGCGGCTGCGAGCACGGCTGCGTCTACTGCTTCGCGCGGCCGTCGCACGCCTACATGGGTTTGTCGCCCGGGCTCGATTTCGAGACGCGGCTCTTCGTCAAGCCCAATGCCGCCGAACTCCTGGAGCGCGAGCTGGCCGACCCGGCCTACCAGTGCCGGACGCTGGCGATCGGCACCAACACCGACCCCTACCAGCCGATCGAGCGCACCCATGGGGTGATGCGGGCCGTGCTGGAGGTGCTGGAACGGACGAACCACCCGGTCGCGATCGTCACCAAGTCGCACCTCGTCACGCGCGACAAGGACATCCTGGGGCGGATGGGGCGCAAGGGACTCGCCAAGGTCGCCCTGTCGGTGACGACCCTCGACGGGGGGCTCGCCCGGTCGCTCGAGCCGCGGGCGGCGGCGCCGCACCGGCGGCTGGCGGCGATCCGGGAGCTCGCCGAGGCGGGCGTGCCGACGGCCGTCATGGTGGCGCCGGTGATCCCGGGGCTGAACGACCACGAGATCGAGCGGATCCTCGAGGCGTCCCACCAGGCGGGGGCGCGGGAAGCCGGCTATGTCCTTCTGCGTCTGCCGCTCGAGGTCTCGGAGCTCTTCAAGCAGTGGCTGCTCACGCACCGGCCGGACAGCTACCGGCACGTGCTGTCGCTGATCCGCTCGATGCGGGACGGCAAGGACTACGACGCCAACTGGGGCACGCGCATGCGCGGCACAGGCCCCTACGCCTGGACCATCGGCCGGCGCTTCGAGCTCGCGCTGAAGCGCCTCGGCATCGAGAAGACCGCCCGGGCCCGGCTGCGCGCCGACCTGTTCGAGCCGCCGCGGCCGAACGGGGTGCAGCTCAGCCTGTTCTGA
- the betA gene encoding choline dehydrogenase has translation MTREVDFLIVGAGSAGSVLAARLSEDSRHSVLVLERGGSDRSIFIQMPTALSIPMNSEKYNWFYETEPEPHLGGRRLHCPRGRVIGGSSSINGMVYIRGNPADFDRWEEEGADGWSYADVLPYFRRAETRAEGGDAYRGDSGPLHTSYGPCRNPLYSAFVEAGVAAGYAETPDVNGYRQEGFGRMDMTVHKGRRWSTANAYLKPALKRENLDLLTNVLVRRILFEGGRAVGAEIERRGRTEIVRARREVILSAGPIGTPQILKLSGVGPAEELRGLGIPVVADRPGVGENLQDHLEFYFQVACTQPITLYSHMSPVAKGMIGARWIVFEDGLGATNHFETCGFIRSRAGVRYPDIQYHFLPAAVRYDGAAHVDRHGFQAHVGPMRSKSHGFVRLASPDPRDKPSIRFNYMSHPDDWEEMRACVRLTREIFAQAPFDPYRGEEIQPGADVTSDEAIDAWIAENVESAYHPSCSARMGRKDDRLAVVDPEGRVYGVEGLRVVDSSVMPSITTGNLNAPTIMIGEKMADHILGRPPLPRSNAPYFVHPAWQTAQR, from the coding sequence ATGACGCGGGAAGTCGATTTCCTCATCGTCGGGGCCGGATCGGCGGGGTCGGTGCTGGCTGCACGGCTCAGCGAGGACAGCCGCCACAGCGTGCTCGTGCTCGAACGCGGCGGGTCGGACCGGTCGATCTTCATCCAGATGCCGACGGCGCTGTCGATCCCGATGAACAGCGAGAAGTACAACTGGTTCTACGAGACCGAGCCGGAGCCGCATCTCGGTGGCCGTCGCCTGCACTGCCCGCGCGGGCGCGTGATCGGCGGCTCCTCCTCGATCAACGGCATGGTCTACATCCGCGGCAACCCGGCCGACTTCGACCGCTGGGAGGAGGAGGGCGCGGACGGGTGGTCCTACGCGGACGTGCTCCCCTATTTCCGGCGCGCCGAGACGCGCGCGGAGGGGGGCGACGCCTACCGGGGCGACAGCGGGCCGCTGCACACCTCCTACGGCCCCTGCCGGAACCCGCTCTACAGCGCCTTCGTGGAGGCGGGGGTGGCGGCCGGATACGCGGAGACGCCGGACGTCAACGGCTACCGGCAGGAAGGTTTCGGCCGGATGGACATGACGGTCCACAAGGGCCGCCGCTGGTCGACCGCCAACGCCTACCTGAAGCCGGCCTTGAAGCGGGAGAACCTGGACCTTCTCACCAACGTGCTCGTGCGGCGCATCCTCTTCGAGGGGGGCCGGGCGGTGGGCGCCGAGATCGAGCGGCGGGGGCGGACCGAGATCGTTCGCGCCCGGCGGGAGGTGATCCTGTCGGCGGGGCCGATCGGCACGCCGCAGATCCTGAAGCTGTCCGGCGTGGGGCCCGCGGAGGAGCTGCGCGGCCTCGGCATCCCGGTCGTGGCCGACCGGCCCGGCGTCGGCGAGAACCTGCAGGACCACCTCGAATTCTATTTCCAGGTGGCCTGCACCCAGCCGATCACGCTCTATTCGCACATGAGCCCGGTCGCCAAGGGGATGATCGGGGCGCGCTGGATCGTGTTCGAGGACGGGCTCGGGGCGACCAACCACTTCGAGACCTGCGGCTTCATCCGCTCGCGCGCCGGGGTCCGCTATCCGGACATCCAATATCACTTCCTGCCCGCCGCGGTCCGCTACGACGGCGCCGCCCATGTCGACCGGCACGGCTTCCAGGCCCATGTGGGGCCGATGCGGTCGAAGTCGCACGGCTTCGTCCGGCTCGCCTCGCCCGATCCGCGCGACAAGCCGTCGATCCGCTTCAACTACATGAGCCACCCGGACGACTGGGAGGAGATGCGCGCCTGCGTGCGGCTGACGCGCGAAATCTTCGCGCAGGCGCCCTTCGACCCCTATCGCGGCGAGGAGATCCAGCCGGGGGCCGACGTGACGAGCGACGAGGCGATCGACGCCTGGATCGCCGAGAACGTCGAGAGCGCCTACCATCCGAGCTGCTCGGCCCGCATGGGCCGCAAGGACGACCGTCTCGCCGTGGTCGATCCGGAGGGGCGCGTCTACGGGGTCGAGGGCCTGCGGGTCGTGGATTCGTCGGTCATGCCGTCGATCACCACCGGCAATCTCAACGCGCCGACGATCATGATCGGCGAGAAGATGGCCGACCACATCCTGGGTCGCCCGCCCCTGCCGCGCTCCAACGCCCCCTACTTCGTCCACCCGGCCTGGCAAACCGCGCAGCGCTGA
- a CDS encoding ribonuclease HII has translation MARRPESPALFDLPTGPDLSIERRVLRRLKAKVPVCGVDEAGRGPLAGPVVVAAVVLDPRRVPEGLDDSKKLTPAERERLFAEICAHHHTALAFASVERIDALNIRGATLWAMARAVRGLPECPAHALVDGLDVPPGLPCPGEAVVKGDATSLSIAAASIVAKVTRDRLMIRLAASCPGYGFEEHKGYGTEAHRAAILTLGPSAHHRRSFDPVKSLLAGVTPPAEAVLV, from the coding sequence ATGGCCCGCCGCCCCGAATCGCCCGCCCTCTTCGACCTGCCGACCGGTCCCGACCTGTCGATCGAAAGGCGCGTGCTGCGGCGGCTGAAGGCGAAGGTGCCGGTCTGCGGCGTCGACGAGGCGGGCCGCGGGCCGCTCGCCGGCCCGGTCGTGGTCGCTGCGGTGGTGCTCGACCCGCGCCGCGTCCCGGAGGGCCTGGACGACTCCAAGAAGCTGACCCCGGCCGAGCGGGAGCGCCTCTTCGCCGAGATCTGCGCGCATCACCACACCGCGCTCGCCTTCGCGTCGGTGGAGCGCATCGACGCCCTGAACATCCGCGGCGCGACCCTCTGGGCGATGGCCCGGGCCGTCCGCGGGCTGCCCGAATGCCCGGCGCACGCCCTCGTCGACGGTCTCGACGTGCCGCCCGGCCTGCCCTGCCCCGGGGAGGCCGTGGTCAAGGGCGACGCCACCTCGCTCTCCATCGCGGCGGCCTCGATCGTCGCCAAGGTCACCCGCGACCGGCTGATGATCCGCCTCGCCGCCAGTTGCCCCGGTTACGGCTTCGAGGAGCACAAGGGCTACGGCACGGAGGCGCACCGGGCCGCCATTCTCACCCTCGGCCCCTCGGCCCACCACCGCCGCAGCTTCGACCCGGTGAAGAGCCTCCTCGCCGGCGTGACGCCGCCCGCCGAGGCGGTCCTGGTCTGA